DNA from Corynebacterium stationis:
GCCTTCTAGCGCGTAGTACTCGCATTGAATCGGGATAATGACTTCTTCCGCGCACGTCATCGCGTTAATGGTTAACAATCCCAAAGACGGCGGGCAGTCGATAAAGACATAGTCAAAGCCATGCTTGTCCAAAAAGCCCTTATGCAATGCGTCGTAAAGTCTAAACTCGCGGCGTACCAGCGAGACCATCTCAATTTCCACCGCAGCCAGATCGATGGTGGCTGGGATACAAAACAGATTCTCCAGCGTTGGAGATGCCTGCATGGCCTGATCTGCGTCAATATCGCCTAGGAGCAATTCATAGCTAGACGGAGTGCCGGAACTGTGTTCAACATTAACCGCGGTCGACGCATTGCCCTGCGGGTCAAGGTCGATGACCAGCACTTTATTGCCGGACTCGGACAAGGCAGCAGCAAGGTTTACAGCAGTGGTGGTCTTTCCCACACCGCCTTTTTGATTCGCAATAGTAATCAGGCGCGGTTTGTTCATATCCACCACTCTAGTTCACCCGTGGGATACGGATAATGGTAGTCCCGCGCACTACCTCAACCTGGGCTTTTCCGCCGCCTGCCTTTTTAATATCAGCTGCATCGCGAGCTAATTCTTCGTGTACAGATTCGCCTTTCATAGCGATCATTTCACCACCGCGGCGAACCAGCGGCAGTGACCACTTCGCAAGCTTGCCCAGGGGAGCCACCGCGCGGGAAGTAACGATGTCAGCGCCGGCCACGGCCTTTTTGATAGGTCCTTCTTCAGCCCGGCCGCGGATAACCGTGACGTTGTCAAGGGCTAGCTTGTCGACGACTTCTTGCAGAAACACTGAACGCTTCAGCAAGGGCTCGATCAAGGTGATCCGCAGATCAGGACGGGCGATAGCTAAAGGAATACCGGGTAGCCCTGCGCCTGAGCCAACATCGACAACAGTCGCGCCTTCATCCATCACATCACCAATTACGGCGCAGTTAATCAGGTGCCGTTCCCACAACCGTGGAACCTCGCGCGGGCCGATAAACCCGCGGGTGGAGCCGTCTGTTGCTAGCAAGTCATGGTATTTCTCCGCTAATAGCAGACGGTCTTTGAATACTTCCGACGGCTCCACGCAAGTAACT
Protein-coding regions in this window:
- a CDS encoding ParA family protein, whose translation is MNKPRLITIANQKGGVGKTTTAVNLAAALSESGNKVLVIDLDPQGNASTAVNVEHSSGTPSSYELLLGDIDADQAMQASPTLENLFCIPATIDLAAVEIEMVSLVRREFRLYDALHKGFLDKHGFDYVFIDCPPSLGLLTINAMTCAEEVIIPIQCEYYALEGVGQLLGNITMIRQHLNEDLHISGVLLTMYDARTKLASQVADEVREQFGAVVLGNIIPRSIRVSEAPGFGKTVIEYDPSSPGGHAYVAAARELHERGDYVPHETTGVIGVSPEIYAELEA
- the rsmG gene encoding 16S rRNA (guanine(527)-N(7))-methyltransferase RsmG, with the translated sequence MEPSEVFKDRLLLAEKYHDLLATDGSTRGFIGPREVPRLWERHLINCAVIGDVMDEGATVVDVGSGAGLPGIPLAIARPDLRITLIEPLLKRSVFLQEVVDKLALDNVTVIRGRAEEGPIKKAVAGADIVTSRAVAPLGKLAKWSLPLVRRGGEMIAMKGESVHEELARDAADIKKAGGGKAQVEVVRGTTIIRIPRVN